Proteins encoded together in one Roseibacterium elongatum DSM 19469 window:
- a CDS encoding TRAP transporter large permease encodes MDQFIDMRALLDGVDIFTVSLWLCGLLLIMVLIGVRVAFAAAFVGIVGLCIFFMQRQGFDRGLVTALKLAGQVPHSKSSGYALSLIPTFIVIGYLAYYAGLTRTLFEAAKRWVGWVPGGLGVATVFATAGFAAVSGASVATSAVFARIAIPEMLRLNYNKAFAAGVVAAGGTLASLIPPSAILVIYAIIVEESVGKLLLAGFVPGFVSALIYAGLVIGLAKWKKDLGPPVTGYTWGERFAALPGALPIMFVIFIIIFSIYYRGEDGAWATPTEAGALGAFVVLVMALWKGMKWGELKGALMEAAKLTAMIFAMIWGVLIFVRFLGYAQLPDVFAGFIGGLEYSPYLVLLAILLVYVILGMFMDAIGMLILTLPVTFPAIIALNGGPDVTREASAFGMTAEECAIWFGIIVVKMAELCLITPPIGLNCFVVAGVAKDSKLPITVQDVFRGATPFFAADVATVAVLIAFPGIVLWLPSLI; translated from the coding sequence ATGGATCAATTCATCGACATGCGCGCCCTGCTCGACGGGGTCGATATCTTCACCGTCTCGCTGTGGCTGTGCGGACTGCTGCTGATCATGGTGCTGATCGGCGTGCGCGTGGCCTTTGCCGCCGCCTTTGTCGGGATCGTCGGGCTATGCATCTTCTTCATGCAGCGGCAGGGCTTTGACCGGGGTCTCGTGACGGCGCTGAAACTGGCCGGTCAGGTGCCGCATTCCAAATCGTCGGGCTATGCGCTCAGCCTGATCCCGACCTTCATCGTGATCGGCTATCTGGCCTATTACGCGGGCCTGACGCGCACGCTGTTCGAGGCCGCGAAACGCTGGGTCGGCTGGGTGCCGGGGGGCTTGGGCGTCGCGACCGTCTTCGCCACGGCCGGCTTTGCCGCCGTCTCGGGCGCGTCGGTCGCCACCTCGGCCGTTTTCGCGCGGATCGCGATCCCCGAGATGCTGCGCCTGAACTACAACAAGGCCTTCGCCGCCGGCGTCGTCGCAGCGGGCGGGACGCTGGCCAGCCTGATCCCGCCCTCGGCCATTCTCGTGATCTACGCCATCATTGTCGAGGAATCCGTCGGCAAGCTGCTGCTGGCCGGGTTCGTTCCGGGCTTTGTCTCGGCGCTGATCTATGCGGGCCTGGTCATCGGCCTGGCCAAGTGGAAAAAGGACCTCGGCCCGCCGGTCACCGGCTACACCTGGGGCGAGCGGTTCGCCGCCCTGCCCGGCGCGCTGCCGATCATGTTCGTGATCTTCATCATCATCTTCTCGATCTATTATCGCGGCGAAGACGGGGCCTGGGCCACGCCGACCGAGGCGGGCGCGCTCGGGGCCTTTGTCGTGTTGGTCATGGCGCTGTGGAAGGGCATGAAATGGGGCGAGTTGAAAGGCGCGCTGATGGAGGCCGCCAAGCTGACCGCCATGATCTTCGCCATGATCTGGGGCGTGCTGATCTTCGTGCGGTTCCTCGGCTATGCGCAACTGCCCGATGTCTTCGCCGGGTTCATCGGCGGGCTGGAATACTCGCCCTATCTGGTGCTGCTGGCGATCCTGCTGGTCTATGTCATCCTCGGCATGTTCATGGATGCGATCGGGATGCTGATCCTGACGCTTCCGGTGACCTTCCCGGCCATCATCGCCCTCAATGGGGGGCCGGATGTCACGCGCGAGGCTTCGGCCTTTGGCATGACCGCCGAGGAATGCGCGATCTGGTTCGGGATCATCGTGGTCAAGATGGCCGAGCTGTGTCTGATCACGCCGCCCATAGGTCTGAACTGCTTCGTCGTCGCCGGTGTCGCCAAGGACAGCAAGCTGCCCATCACCGTGCAGGACGTGTTTCGCGGCGCGACGCCTTTCTTCGCGGCCGATGTGGCCACGGTGGCTGTGCTGATCGCCTTCCCCGGTATCGTGCTCTGGCTGCCCTCCCTGATCTAG
- a CDS encoding ABC transporter ATP-binding protein, whose translation MSGDSGYEDRGNNDRSVTGEPVDHMGDPVPAGGRAERIEGASAFLIGEAMTGGYGGGADILHDCTIAVNPGEIAVIVGPNGAGKSTAMKAVFGMLNLRKGRVVLDGEDITHLTPQARVQKGMGFVPQTSNIFTSMTVEENLEMGAYTRRDDFRPTMEQVYDLFPILREKRHQAAGELSGGQRQQVAVGRALMTKPKVLMLDEPTAGVSPIVMDELFDRIIEVSRTGIPILMVEQNARQALEIADRGYVLVQGANAHTGTGKDLLADDEVRRSFLGG comes from the coding sequence ATGAGCGGCGACAGCGGCTACGAGGATCGCGGCAACAACGACCGCTCGGTCACCGGCGAGCCGGTCGATCACATGGGCGATCCGGTCCCCGCGGGGGGCCGCGCCGAACGGATCGAGGGCGCCAGCGCCTTTCTGATCGGCGAGGCGATGACCGGCGGCTATGGCGGCGGTGCGGACATCCTGCATGACTGCACCATCGCCGTGAACCCCGGCGAGATCGCGGTGATCGTGGGGCCAAACGGCGCGGGCAAATCCACCGCGATGAAGGCCGTTTTCGGCATGCTGAACCTGCGCAAGGGGCGCGTTGTGCTGGATGGCGAGGATATCACCCACCTGACCCCGCAGGCCCGCGTGCAAAAGGGCATGGGCTTCGTGCCGCAGACCTCGAACATCTTCACCTCGATGACGGTCGAGGAAAACCTCGAGATGGGCGCCTACACCCGCCGCGACGATTTCCGCCCGACGATGGAGCAGGTCTATGACCTGTTCCCGATCCTGCGCGAGAAACGCCACCAGGCGGCGGGCGAGCTTTCGGGCGGGCAGCGTCAGCAGGTCGCCGTGGGCCGTGCGCTGATGACCAAGCCCAAGGTGCTGATGCTGGACGAGCCCACCGCCGGTGTCTCGCCCATCGTCATGGACGAGCTGTTCGACCGCATCATCGAGGTCAGCCGCACCGGCATCCCCATCCTGATGGTGGAACAGAACGCGCGTCAGGCGCTGGAAATCGCCGATCGCGGCTATGTGCTGGTGCAGGGCGCGAACGCCCATACCGGCACCGGCAAGGACCTGCTGGCCGATGATGAGGTCCGCCGCAGCTTCCTCGGGGGCTGA
- a CDS encoding urate hydroxylase PuuD, translated as MDTTILLHWAEFAVRWLHVITAIAWIGSSFYFIALDLGLVRDPRPASGADGEEWQVHGGGFYHIQKYMVAPSQMPEHLTWFKWESYWTWLSGFALLVLVYWVGAELYLIDWTVMELAPWQAIGLSALSLVVGWVIYDLLCKSRLGDSPTVLMLLLFALLVVMAWGYTQVFSGRAALLHLGAFTATIMTANVAIIIIPNQKIVVADLKAGRTPDPKYGKIAKLRSTHNNYLTLPVIFLMLSNHYPLAFASEFNWLIAALVFLMGVTIRHFFNTMHARGGYRWWTWGATAAIFGAIVWLSVVPLADAPQQEVRVNPAFQPFVEHDDFLQVADIIMARCSMCHAEEVYWPGLAVAPGGVMLDSEARIASHARDIYLQAGVDPRHAARQPVLHRRGRARRDPGMVSGGHRRRDLRKKARRAECRHPETT; from the coding sequence ATGGACACCACCATCCTGCTGCACTGGGCCGAGTTTGCGGTGCGTTGGCTCCATGTCATCACGGCGATTGCGTGGATCGGGTCGAGTTTCTATTTCATCGCGCTCGATCTCGGGCTGGTGCGTGACCCCAGGCCCGCCAGCGGCGCCGATGGCGAGGAATGGCAGGTGCACGGGGGTGGGTTCTACCATATCCAGAAATACATGGTCGCCCCGTCGCAGATGCCCGAGCATCTGACCTGGTTCAAATGGGAAAGCTACTGGACCTGGCTGTCGGGCTTTGCCCTGCTGGTTCTGGTCTACTGGGTCGGGGCCGAGCTTTACCTGATCGACTGGACGGTGATGGAGCTTGCCCCCTGGCAGGCCATCGGCCTGTCGGCGCTGTCGCTGGTCGTCGGTTGGGTGATCTACGATCTCTTGTGCAAATCCCGGCTGGGCGACAGCCCAACGGTGTTGATGCTGCTGCTTTTCGCGCTGCTCGTGGTCATGGCCTGGGGCTATACCCAGGTCTTTTCGGGGCGGGCCGCGCTGCTGCATCTCGGGGCGTTCACGGCCACGATCATGACAGCGAATGTCGCGATCATCATCATCCCCAACCAAAAGATCGTCGTGGCCGATCTCAAGGCCGGGCGCACCCCCGATCCGAAATACGGCAAGATCGCCAAGCTGCGCAGCACGCATAACAATTACCTGACGCTGCCGGTGATTTTCCTCATGTTGTCAAATCACTACCCGCTGGCCTTCGCGTCCGAGTTCAATTGGCTGATCGCGGCGCTGGTGTTTCTGATGGGGGTGACGATTCGGCATTTTTTCAACACCATGCATGCGCGCGGCGGCTATCGCTGGTGGACCTGGGGCGCGACGGCGGCCATTTTCGGGGCCATCGTCTGGCTGTCGGTGGTGCCCCTTGCCGACGCGCCGCAGCAGGAGGTGCGGGTGAACCCCGCCTTTCAACCCTTTGTCGAACATGACGATTTTCTGCAAGTGGCCGATATCATCATGGCGCGCTGTTCGATGTGTCACGCCGAAGAGGTCTATTGGCCCGGCCTCGCCGTGGCGCCGGGCGGTGTCATGCTGGACAGCGAGGCGCGGATCGCGTCCCATGCCCGCGACATCTACTTGCAGGCGGGGGTGGACCCACGCCATGCCGCCCGGCAACCTGTCCTACATCGAAGAGGACGAGCGCGCCGCGATCCGGGCATGGTATCGGGCGGTCACCGGCGGCGCGACCTAAGGAAAAAAGCACGGAGGGCAGAATGCCGGCACCCCGAAACGACGTGA
- a CDS encoding TRAP transporter small permease subunit — translation MSSSNVQSDNSLLSRLDRAVLRVEAALNLIGGATILLLVLMAVWNVIGRKLFNAPVPGYVDWTSQFMILFAFLGLSYCQREGGHIRMDIVVMRLRGRTLWFAELLSVLFMLILTTGLIYGSWHHFLRSFDWDMALFSRDSSIDIGLPLWPAKLIVPLALSLLWVRLVLQVWGYARGLRQGGDAPVAVPLPEDPMEQASREAETVSGHDKG, via the coding sequence ATGTCTTCTTCCAATGTCCAGAGCGACAACAGCCTTTTGTCGCGTCTCGACCGCGCGGTCTTGCGCGTCGAGGCGGCGCTGAACCTCATCGGCGGCGCGACGATCCTGCTGCTGGTCCTGATGGCCGTCTGGAACGTCATCGGGCGCAAGCTGTTCAACGCGCCGGTGCCGGGCTATGTCGACTGGACCTCGCAATTCATGATCCTGTTCGCCTTTCTCGGGCTGAGCTATTGCCAACGCGAGGGCGGCCATATCCGCATGGATATCGTGGTGATGCGCCTCAGGGGCCGCACCTTGTGGTTTGCCGAACTGCTGTCGGTGCTGTTCATGCTCATCCTGACGACGGGCCTGATCTATGGCAGCTGGCATCATTTCCTGCGTAGCTTCGACTGGGACATGGCGCTGTTTTCGCGTGACAGCTCGATCGATATCGGCCTGCCGCTCTGGCCCGCGAAACTGATCGTGCCGCTGGCCCTGTCCCTCTTGTGGGTGCGGCTGGTGTTGCAGGTCTGGGGCTATGCACGCGGCCTGAGGCAGGGGGGCGATGCGCCCGTTGCGGTCCCCCTGCCCGAGGATCCCATGGAACAGGCCAGCCGCGAGGCCGAAACGGTCAGCGGACACGACAAGGGGTAG
- a CDS encoding ABC transporter ATP-binding protein, whose product MITVENLHKHFSGFHAVDGASLKIETGSITGLIGPNGAGKTTLFNVVAGVLPPTSGRVVMDGEDITGLPPHELFAKGLLRTFQIAHEFSSMSCRENLMMVPAGQSGEKLWNTWFGRKRIAEEERALRAKADEVLEFLTIEHLADHPAGMISGGQKKLLELGRTMMVDAKIVFLDEVGAGVNRTLLNTIGDAILRLNQDRGYTFCMIEHDMDFIGRLCDPVIVMAEGRVLAEGSIGEIKANNEVIEAYLGTGLKNKDKLEAGA is encoded by the coding sequence ATGATCACGGTCGAGAACCTGCACAAGCATTTCAGCGGCTTTCACGCCGTGGACGGCGCCAGCCTGAAAATCGAGACCGGGTCGATCACCGGCCTGATCGGACCGAACGGCGCGGGCAAGACCACGCTGTTCAACGTGGTTGCAGGCGTTCTGCCGCCGACCTCGGGGCGCGTCGTGATGGATGGCGAGGACATCACCGGCCTGCCCCCGCACGAGCTGTTCGCCAAGGGGTTGCTGCGCACCTTTCAGATCGCGCACGAGTTCTCGTCGATGAGCTGCCGCGAAAACCTGATGATGGTGCCCGCCGGCCAGTCGGGCGAAAAGCTGTGGAACACCTGGTTCGGGCGCAAGCGCATCGCCGAGGAGGAACGCGCCCTGCGCGCCAAGGCCGACGAGGTGCTGGAATTCCTGACCATCGAGCACCTGGCCGACCACCCCGCCGGCATGATCTCGGGCGGGCAAAAAAAGCTGCTGGAACTGGGCCGCACGATGATGGTGGACGCCAAGATCGTGTTCCTCGACGAGGTGGGCGCGGGCGTGAACCGCACGCTTCTGAACACCATCGGCGACGCGATCCTGCGCCTGAACCAGGATCGCGGCTACACCTTCTGCATGATCGAGCATGACATGGATTTCATCGGCCGCCTTTGCGATCCCGTCATCGTCATGGCCGAGGGCCGCGTGCTGGCCGAAGGCTCCATCGGCGAGATCAAGGCCAATAACGAGGTGATCGAGGCCTATCTCGGGACTGGCCTCAAGAACAAGGACAAGCTGGAGGCGGGCGCATGA
- a CDS encoding YaiI/YqxD family protein, protein MTTQILVDADACPVKEEIYAAAFRHRLPVRLFAAQYLRHPDHPLISMTMAGAAFDAADDLIADAAGPGSLVITADIPLAARVVEAGALGLTPRGETLDARNIGSKLATRDLMADLRGGLEGMTMGGPKPFSKSDRSAFANAIETTLRRLGNG, encoded by the coding sequence ATGACGACCCAGATCCTCGTCGATGCCGACGCCTGCCCGGTCAAGGAAGAAATCTACGCCGCCGCTTTTCGGCACAGGCTGCCGGTGCGCCTTTTCGCGGCACAATACCTGCGCCATCCCGATCATCCGCTGATTTCCATGACCATGGCCGGCGCGGCCTTTGACGCCGCTGACGACCTGATCGCCGATGCCGCCGGGCCGGGATCGCTGGTCATCACCGCCGATATCCCCTTGGCCGCGCGTGTCGTCGAGGCGGGCGCGTTGGGTCTGACCCCGCGCGGCGAGACATTGGATGCCCGCAATATCGGCTCGAAACTGGCCACGCGCGACCTGATGGCCGATCTGCGAGGCGGGCTGGAGGGCATGACCATGGGCGGGCCGAAACCGTTCTCGAAATCGGATCGCAGCGCCTTTGCCAATGCGATCGAGACGACACTGCGCCGACTTGGCAACGGGTAG
- a CDS encoding HpcH/HpaI aldolase family protein, translating to MPAPRNDVKAALAAGQLQRGLWLNLDSPVTAEIAGRAGFDWCLIDGEHGPWDPTGIRAQLIALEGTGTTAVLRVPVAQDWILKQALDLGVQTVLVPMVDSVAEAEAVVRACRYPPEGVRGMGAAVARAAAYGNTADYAATANEEICILVQAESRAAMADLAAIAAVDGVDGVFIGPADLGADMGYRDALDAPELWDEVERGIAIIRDAGKAAGIIVFGEEAEARMIDCGVTFLGVGSDAALLAAALKKVAAPA from the coding sequence ATGCCGGCACCCCGAAACGACGTGAAAGCCGCCCTGGCGGCGGGCCAGTTGCAACGCGGCCTCTGGCTCAATCTCGACAGCCCGGTGACGGCCGAGATCGCGGGGCGGGCGGGCTTCGACTGGTGCCTGATCGACGGCGAACATGGCCCGTGGGACCCGACCGGCATCCGGGCCCAGTTGATCGCGCTGGAGGGCACCGGAACGACCGCCGTGCTGCGCGTGCCGGTGGCGCAGGACTGGATCCTCAAGCAGGCGCTCGACCTTGGCGTGCAGACCGTGCTCGTGCCCATGGTCGATTCCGTGGCCGAGGCCGAGGCCGTGGTCAGGGCCTGCCGCTATCCGCCCGAAGGCGTGCGTGGCATGGGGGCTGCCGTCGCGCGCGCGGCCGCCTATGGCAACACGGCCGACTATGCCGCCACGGCGAACGAGGAAATCTGCATTCTCGTGCAGGCCGAAAGCCGGGCGGCGATGGCGGATCTGGCGGCGATCGCCGCTGTCGACGGGGTCGATGGCGTGTTCATCGGTCCGGCCGACCTCGGCGCCGATATGGGCTATCGCGACGCGCTCGATGCGCCCGAGTTGTGGGACGAGGTCGAACGGGGGATCGCGATCATCCGCGATGCCGGCAAAGCCGCCGGGATCATCGTGTTCGGCGAAGAGGCCGAGGCGCGCATGATCGATTGCGGGGTGACGTTCCTCGGCGTCGGGTCGGATGCCGCACTGCTGGCGGCCGCCCTGAAAAAGGTGGCCGCGCCCGCATGA
- the alc gene encoding allantoicase translates to MPSIESLNPDIPLFARTGINLASQGLGARAVWASNQFFAPLERMLHDSDPVFIEGKFDDHGKWMDGWETQRRRDGGHDTAIIRLAGAGRIIGFDIDTSHFTGNYAPACKIEACSFRGERPPEEQSWVTILPHKPLGPSAHHFFKCESFESWTHLRVHIYPDGGIARLRVYGVPELDAANAKGEIDLVAALNGGRILGFSDAHYGDYNRLLAPGRGINMGDGWETRRRREPGYDWMIIALGARGEIEKCVIDTAHFKGNFPDSASIQAADLRNFGDGLTDALITDSMFWKELLPQQKLGADAEHSYRDELTKLGPVTHVRFNIFPDGGISRLRLFGTTAP, encoded by the coding sequence ATGCCCAGCATCGAAAGCCTGAACCCCGACATCCCGCTCTTTGCCCGCACGGGGATCAACCTTGCCTCGCAGGGGCTTGGCGCGCGGGCGGTCTGGGCCAGCAACCAGTTCTTCGCCCCGCTGGAACGCATGCTGCATGATTCCGACCCGGTCTTCATCGAGGGCAAGTTCGACGACCACGGTAAGTGGATGGATGGCTGGGAAACGCAGCGTCGCCGCGATGGCGGGCATGACACCGCGATCATCCGGCTGGCCGGGGCGGGCCGGATCATCGGTTTCGACATCGACACCAGCCATTTCACCGGCAACTACGCCCCGGCCTGCAAGATCGAGGCCTGCTCGTTCCGGGGCGAACGTCCGCCCGAGGAGCAGAGCTGGGTCACCATCCTGCCGCACAAGCCCTTGGGGCCGTCGGCGCATCACTTCTTCAAATGCGAAAGTTTCGAAAGCTGGACGCATCTGCGCGTGCATATCTACCCCGATGGCGGCATTGCACGGCTGCGGGTTTATGGCGTGCCGGAACTGGATGCCGCCAATGCAAAGGGCGAGATCGATCTGGTCGCCGCGCTGAATGGCGGGCGTATCCTGGGCTTTTCCGATGCACATTACGGCGATTACAACCGCCTTCTAGCCCCGGGTCGCGGCATCAACATGGGCGACGGCTGGGAGACGCGGCGCCGTCGCGAGCCGGGTTATGACTGGATGATCATCGCCTTGGGCGCGCGCGGCGAAATCGAGAAATGCGTGATCGACACGGCCCATTTCAAGGGCAACTTCCCCGACAGCGCGTCGATCCAGGCCGCCGACCTGCGCAATTTCGGTGACGGGTTGACCGATGCGCTGATCACCGACTCGATGTTCTGGAAAGAGCTGTTGCCCCAGCAGAAACTGGGCGCCGATGCCGAGCATTCCTACCGGGACGAACTGACCAAGCTCGGGCCGGTGACCCATGTCCGGTTCAACATCTTCCCCGATGGCGGGATATCGCGCCTGCGGCTGTTTGGCACCACCGCGCCCTGA
- a CDS encoding aldose epimerase family protein yields the protein MIRLAHADAVALIDPAVGNIPSWQVAGRKPLHAAAWRDDPQVQADAELPLVERRLAGDFLCLPFGAAASGDDPLHGWTANSAWTILEHDVAHATLRLGARPYGAEITKRVQLVESGLLQTHVIEGGLGEVTLAHHPMSHMAEGGRLSFSPKRAALTDPLALCPGRNLWSVNQLRGDLHLDCEDGRQWDLRQYPARHRVEDFAILVEARGARLGWTVVIRQAEDDMLVIVKEARVLPITMLWISNGGREFPPWNGRHTGVIGIEDGVANGPSGLGAATGENRLTALGVPTTLSLGPRHVIRHAMISLPRPPGWVEVVALSITRGTLSLTEASGAQIAVPFMEGFFPQ from the coding sequence ATGATCCGGCTGGCCCATGCCGATGCGGTGGCGTTGATCGACCCGGCGGTGGGCAACATCCCCAGTTGGCAGGTGGCGGGCCGCAAGCCGCTCCATGCCGCGGCCTGGCGCGACGACCCGCAGGTGCAGGCGGATGCCGAGCTCCCCTTGGTCGAGCGCCGCCTGGCCGGCGATTTTCTCTGTCTGCCCTTTGGGGCCGCCGCCTCGGGCGACGATCCTTTGCATGGTTGGACGGCCAACAGCGCGTGGACGATCCTCGAGCATGACGTGGCCCATGCCACCCTGCGCCTTGGGGCGCGCCCCTACGGGGCCGAGATCACCAAGCGCGTGCAACTGGTCGAGTCCGGCCTGTTGCAGACGCATGTGATCGAAGGGGGCTTGGGCGAGGTGACGCTGGCCCACCACCCGATGAGCCACATGGCCGAGGGCGGGCGACTGTCCTTTTCGCCCAAGCGGGCGGCCCTGACCGATCCGCTGGCGCTGTGCCCTGGTCGCAATCTCTGGTCCGTCAACCAGTTGCGCGGCGATCTTCATCTCGATTGCGAAGATGGCCGTCAATGGGACCTGCGCCAGTATCCGGCCCGTCACCGGGTCGAGGATTTCGCGATCCTGGTCGAGGCGCGGGGGGCACGGCTGGGCTGGACGGTTGTGATCCGGCAGGCCGAGGATGACATGCTGGTGATCGTCAAGGAGGCGCGGGTACTGCCGATCACCATGTTGTGGATCTCGAATGGCGGGCGCGAGTTTCCGCCGTGGAACGGGCGGCATACCGGGGTGATCGGCATCGAGGACGGTGTTGCGAACGGCCCCTCGGGCCTCGGCGCCGCGACGGGGGAAAACCGGCTGACGGCGCTTGGCGTCCCGACCACCCTGTCTTTGGGGCCACGGCATGTCATCCGGCATGCGATGATCTCTTTGCCGCGCCCGCCTGGCTGGGTCGAGGTTGTGGCGCTGTCGATCACCCGCGGAACGCTCAGCCTGACCGAAGCGTCGGGCGCGCAGATCGCCGTGCCCTTCATGGAAGGCTTCTTTCCCCAATGA